caGCTGCTGTGATTGCAGAAAATATTAGACTTCATCAGTATTATCTTATCATAAGGACATTTGCTTAGTAATGTACTggactttaaaacaaatgtgtggtACTGAATCCAGAGCatttatctgatttattttcttatctaCCTGCAATTCATCCCTGGAGAAGCTGCGGTCACATGGTTCAGGGAGGCTGTCTCACTTTCTGCCTTATGAAGAGGTCCCTCCTCTGGGAAGACCGGACTGGGAGACCCCGTGGGCTGGAGGGAAGAGATGGACGTCAGGAATGGTGACTTTTACGATTGAACACATATCTGTTGCTCTAATACAGGGCTCAGCAGCGTTTGCTTCCAAATGAGCTGTTAAGCCCCCTCTGCCagcaaatattatttttttatacaggGTTACATATAGTCTATTGCTATTTTAACCTTaaatttagaaaataagaagAAGCAAATGCTGTGTGCTTGTTCTGGAAAGGTCTTTTCAAGGTGATATTGTTTGTGGTTTGCTTATTTCTCACAATGTATCAAGCAAATAGGTAAGCCAGCATTATTGGCAGAAAAAGCAAAGGAATGCAGAAATAAGTGATCCGTTTCCTACaagactttcttttttattatttgttttatccagTTAAGTATTCCAAGGCCGTAGAAGAATGTGACACAAGTTGATAAAATAttgatgctctttttttttcattgccaGATTGCGACCTCAAAATCAAAGAAAGTTGTTTGAAAAACTGTGCAGTGTGCAAAAAAATAGCCCTTATTTTTCCTTGTAATTTTTTTTGTCAAAGTTTCAGTGAGTATGTGGGGTAATAAactctaatgtgtgtgttcgtgGTAATAAAGAACAACATAAACAAGTGCTTCAGAGAGTCTCATTAATGTTTTTTGAACAACATTTGATTTCTCGTCTTGCAACAGGGAGAAAGCCTCTGTACCGTGACGTCGTCCTCCTCTTCAGACCAGAGCAACACCATATCACTGGTCAGCTCCAACTCTGCCGAGTTCCCGTGTTTGGATATTTCCTCCTCTGCGATATATGAAACCACAAAACAGAGAATTACTGACGAAAACGTCTCTGAGTATGTATAGCATTAAAAGAAAACCCCAACAGCCTGTTATGTTTCCCTTTACCTGATAAAGATGATTTACTTATCCTGACATCGGGACTTTGATCCATCTTTTTGTCCTTTATTCAAAAGcaagaaggaagaaaaagataaaatcagaacaaatgtttaaatattacaacttaaaaacaacaaaagcgaAACATACTTTCATCTCAATCAGATGCTACACACCATTTCATTAGATTTTTCGAAGAACatcaaaattataaaaatggGCTCTAAATGTAATAACAGCATTGGACTGCTTGCTGCTGACATGATGCTGAAAGTGAGTAAAGACCATCcttttattagttatttatcaCTGTATAATAAATTTAAAAATGCTTAGAGCTTCACCAATAAAGGTTTAACATCAACCGATTATGGACTAAAGCAGCATATTTTGTTAGATAAAAAGATGCTGTGATAACATCTTTCTGAATACATGTTTACACTCTGGAGTCCCTACGTACAGAAGTGGTGCCTGTCAGCCTGTTTGTGTGACACTTGAACTCACCTGCCTCAGACTCTGAGACGGATCCCTGGTAGTGGTTGAATTCCCTTCCCTCCCTGAACCCGAGGAGTGTTTGTGCAGTTCTGCATTTATCTTCCCTCGTTGTCCAGTCGTGCCGAACACCGGGCTCATACAAAACCCATGACTTTGCTCCCGCTGTCGTCCGTCGGTCTCTGACAACACAGGACTCATGCAGGTTGCTGATCTTTCGGAGGGATGGGGGTTATTGGGAAGGCCAGGACTTCTTGGGAATACTGGGCTCTTGGGCGGACAGGAAGTGGACCTCACAGAGGGGGTTAAACTATCCTGAGAGGAAAACGTGAACCCTGATCTGGGCTTGAAGGCACTTGCAGACGTCTCAGGTTGACTATTCTTGCCAAATATCTGACTTTTAAAGAAATCTGTGTGTCCCTCTCCATTGTCTCCTTCATCAGTGTCTGAGAAGAGAGGACTCCTGCACAAAGGGGGGTTACGGGAGGGTTTGGGGCTCTTTGGGAATGTTGGGCTCTTGCGTTGAGCGGACGGGGACTCTCGAGTGGAGGTCAAAGTGTCCTGAGAGCACAACACAAACCCTGAGTTCCTGCAGGTTTGCAGCATGTCCTGGCTCAACCGCGGGACGAGGACCTTGGCTCTAATTCCCGTCAATGGGAAGACGGGGGATTTACTGGGCTGACAGTCTTCAATCTGGGTCGAGTCGGAGCTCTGattcagaaacagaaacaggtttattgccaagtaggttaacacatacaaaCAATTTACCTTGGTGTATAATATGCTGAAATACACCATATGTTCACTTCCCTATTTAAATGCGGCTACTCATTTTTTAGTACttatttgtgttgattttgaATTTGTATGTCTAATGTGTGCTTTATCTCTGTTTGTAACATGCTAGCTACTTTATTACTTCTTGCCTTTTGCTATAATATTATAAAGGAattctgactgtgtgtgtctgctgcttgCTGCTGAGACAGGTCGTCCTCATGGGGCGTTTCCTGCTATTTCCCTTAAAGGAACAAAATGAGAGTGAACCAGAACAGTGAATTTGTGGGACGGACTAACTTTGTAGTTCTGTATCGTGGAGTCTTTCACTGCAACAATTATTAAACAGCAGAAAATCTCacaatcaattacattttggagtcAGTTATAAAGAAAAGGGGCAATTCtctggttttaaaatgtaggccATTGCAAATTGAGttaaggcaaaaataaataaataaataaataaggaattTAGTctatcaaaagaaaatgtatttccaaatattttgaTAGTCCATTTGAGATTTTTATCTTTGTATAAGAATCTTTCTGACATTTAATAGATTACTAATCATCAATCCGACCGATCCAAAAGATCCAtatgttagaaatgttttgttgagCAAACCTGTGGCGAGTCCAGAGGCACGGAAAGACAGTCTGCACTGCAGGGGGAAGCCAGAGAGGCTTCCTGAGTCTGAGACAAATCTGGCATCTCCTGCAGAGGGCTTCcttctgtctttttcctttttttcttcaaggTATTACTTTCACCTCCAGTTCCTTTTGCTCCAGGAAATACAATACAGCATgttataagataagatgtaattcccaatttgggaaatattttcgttacagcagcatgtaaacaaggcattgcagacaatgtgaaaatgaattGAGTTCAAATTAAAGCAgacaaacaatataaacatctcaaaatagaaaataaaaaaccaaAGTTAAATGATCGAACTTTTGTTTAATTTACTAAGTGTCTTTAAGTCGGTAGTGGATTGCCATGAGAAGTGTGAATTTGGAAGCTGTGAtcttaaataaacacagaagaCTTACCTGCTGTGACATTGATTCATGATTAAATTCAAAGGCTGTATTGCCATATGCACAATAGGTAGTTATGATAATGAAAATCTGAAGTCCAAAGCTCCTCAaataatgcaatataaatatataaaatacaataaacaataatGCGAATAAAAAGAATGTGGCAAGACTAATGTGCAAGTAATGAAGGAGATGTGAACTACACACCAGTCAAATCAAATAAGCTTGGTTAAAATAGGCTTCACTCAAGGTATTTGAATGCTTTGAAACCCAAGTCCGAACTCTAATTTGCCTTATGACAATGTACTTTGCATAAACGGCCAATTCActccttttcatttcctttccctaTATTTCTTGACAGTGTTGGTGCAGAAGTGAACTACACATTGTAGGATATTCAACAATCTAACTGAATCACCTCGGTTCAGGTCTGTGTCTGCTGTCCTGACGTCAGCCGACGCTCCCTGATCAATGGCAGACGCCGCCTTCCTGTTTGAGTACAGGAGTTTCCGTCGAGAGCAGACTCCGAGTGAAGCTTCCGCATCGTCCAGCAGGTGACTCTGGGACGCCGGGCAGGGTTTGGTCTGACTGACAATCTATGagaatcaaacaaaacaaatctgtattAATGAATGATCTAGATATTATAGTAGCTATTTGAACTAGATTGATGTTATTAGTGTTAAAGATTGCGCCCTCTTCCCAGTCATAGCTTAGAAGTTTGTCGTtttatcaaactaaaataatacaatGATAGTTGTCTGTATATCCTCAGATACAAACAGGAGTATCTAATAGTAAATTCTGCATGTCTTTTCCTGTTAGATTAAGTGAGTTAACATAAATGtggaaaaacattaaagattAATATATATGTGTTCCGtttcaacttttatttatatatatatatatatatatatatacacattcatttattgctaaatgtatttattatttttgttatttattctcgtatttatttccacatttattcacttattttcatttgtattaaaacatgtttttatgcatATTTTTTATACTTATGCCACTGTTCCATCCTCCGTACCTTCATAAGGGGAGgattttaaattttaaaaaactccTCTTTACTCACACTCTCTTGGATGGCTTTCATCATGGCCTCTTCCTCTTGCCGCAGTCTGAGTGCCGTGACGCTGGCTTCCTGTTCGCTCAGACGCAGAGCAAAGTCCATCATCTCCTCCTCCGTCATGTCTGAGGACAACAGAGACACGGGTCAGATATCAGGGTGGTTTTTAATCACATACTGATCAAGAACATGGTTTTGGATTCTTACTTTTGTTGATATACTTGACAATATTGATAATGACATCGCATCTCGAAGAGATTCAGGAGCTTCAATAATGAATTTTCTTATAACATAATGTGGAAAATCcgtaatttaaagaaaaataataatagcaatagcagttttttcttttcttgtcacACTAATAACATGTATGTGTTTCAATTCTCTATACTAATACTTTCTAGCTTAATTCACTTTTTAGCTACCATTCTTCAATTTTTCTATCTTACACAGTGTTTACGCCGCAATACACTCAATATTTTGAAATCACTTTGGTACACTGTGATGTTATGTACCTTTtggtttggatttgttttcctctctcttttgcattttactttttttgatgACGACAGAAGTGACGATGAGAGCTCCTCCTGGAAGAACAAACAGACAGTAAAAGTGCGGTTCATTTTGTGGAAGCTTTATGTTTTCTGGATCTGTGTCTTCTGGGGTGTAACTaattgcctttttgttttacatgtaaATTATCATAAAACCACCTCTCATAATTGATTATCTAGCCACATCTGAATCATCAAATCTGCTTGGtacaaaaaaagtgttcaaGATAAGATAGAAATGACAGGAAACCTGCAGAGAACCATGCAAGCTTTAATCCAACTATTAATttaaattcatgaaaatgtgGGAAGAAAACAGATGTTTGGAAcgcatgaaaaataaaaacattgtctAATCCCCGAGCTCCACCTGCTGATGTACTACAAAAAACTGCTTCAGTATGCTGGTTTTAGACATATGAGCCTGTATTTACTCAGCTAATTCTAACTAATGTTCACATTTCCTTACACTGTTCTCTTCATCGTTGCCATCCTCTTGTGAGATGTTGTCTTCCTGTTGGCTTCCACAGGGAATGTCACTGGTATCCTTGAGTATTTGCTTCCTTAGAGCCATCCTGGTCTGTTCCTAAGAaactttgaattaaaaaaaatacacaaagaaagcTTCAAGAGTTACATTTCCCTCGTAATCCAGTAGTGTGGCAGCTTCTCAACACCAAGCATTTCGTTGGTTTTCAATCTGGCCACAGTTCAGTTGactaaaaaatacattattatatttaagaaaatgtagaAAGAAACAATAATTAGAA
This Eleginops maclovinus isolate JMC-PN-2008 ecotype Puerto Natales chromosome 11, JC_Emac_rtc_rv5, whole genome shotgun sequence DNA region includes the following protein-coding sequences:
- the uimc1 gene encoding uncharacterized protein uimc1 isoform X2, whose amino-acid sequence is MQKREENKSKPKDMTEEEMMDFALRLSEQEASVTALRLRQEEEAMMKAIQESIVSQTKPCPASQSHLLDDAEASLGVCSRRKLLYSNRKAASAIDQGASADVRTADTDLNRGTGGESNTLKKKRKKTEGSPLQEMPDLSQTQEASLASPCSADCLSVPLDSPQSSDSTQIEDCQPSKSPVFPLTGIRAKVLVPRLSQDMLQTCRNSGFVLCSQDTLTSTRESPSAQRKSPTFPKSPKPSRNPPLCRSPLFSDTDEGDNGEGHTDFFKSQIFGKNSQPETSASAFKPRSGFTFSSQDSLTPSVRSTSCPPKSPVFPRSPGLPNNPHPSERSATCMSPVLSETDGRQREQSHGFCMSPVFGTTGQRGKINAELHKHSSGSGREGNSTTTRDPSQSLRQDKKMDQSPDVRISKSSLSEEEISKHGNSAELELTSDMVLLWSEEEDDVTPTGSPSPVFPEEGPLHKAESETASLNHVTAASPGMNCRPSTSPTSSGNLQLVATERGSQPISSEPAERPTVSYYWGVPFCPRGLDPDKYTQVIMAQMEVYEKSLKQAQRFLLRKAEWGGGILPRPEKSPSPESAPESPPQPIHRRRGLRLKGKKSV
- the uimc1 gene encoding uncharacterized protein uimc1 isoform X1, coding for MQKREENKSKPKDMTEEEMMDFALRLSEQEASVTALRLRQEEEAMMKAIQESIVSQTKPCPASQSHLLDDAEASLGVCSRRKLLYSNRKAASAIDQGASADVRTADTDLNRAKGTGGESNTLKKKRKKTEGSPLQEMPDLSQTQEASLASPCSADCLSVPLDSPQSSDSTQIEDCQPSKSPVFPLTGIRAKVLVPRLSQDMLQTCRNSGFVLCSQDTLTSTRESPSAQRKSPTFPKSPKPSRNPPLCRSPLFSDTDEGDNGEGHTDFFKSQIFGKNSQPETSASAFKPRSGFTFSSQDSLTPSVRSTSCPPKSPVFPRSPGLPNNPHPSERSATCMSPVLSETDGRQREQSHGFCMSPVFGTTGQRGKINAELHKHSSGSGREGNSTTTRDPSQSLRQDKKMDQSPDVRISKSSLSEEEISKHGNSAELELTSDMVLLWSEEEDDVTPTGSPSPVFPEEGPLHKAESETASLNHVTAASPGMNCRPSTSPTSSGNLQLVATERGSQPISSEPAERPTVSYYWGVPFCPRGLDPDKYTQVIMAQMEVYEKSLKQAQRFLLRKAEWGGGILPRPEKSPSPESAPESPPQPIHRRRGLRLKGKKSV
- the uimc1 gene encoding uncharacterized protein uimc1 isoform X3, coding for MQKREENKSKPKDMTEEEMMDFALRLSEQEASVTALRLRQEEEAMMKAIQESIVSQTKPCPASQSHLLDDAEASLGVCSRRKLLYSNRKAASAIDQGASADVRTADTDLNRAKGTGGESNTLKKKRKKTEGSPLQEMPDLSQTQEASLASPCSADCLSVPLDSPQSSDSTQIEDCQPSKSPVFPLTGIRAKVLVPRLSQDMLQTCRNSGFVLCSQDTLTSTRESPSAQRKSPTFPKSPKPSRNPPLCRSPLFSDTDEGDNGEGHTDFFKSQIFGKNSQPETSASAFKPRSGFTFSSQDSLTPSVRSTSCPPKSPVFPRSPGLPNNPHPSERSATCMSPVLSETDGRQREQSHGFCMSPVFGTTGQRGKINAELHKHSSGSGREGNSTTTRDPSQSLRQDKKMDQSPDVRISKSSLSEEEISKHGNSAELELTSDMVLLWSEEEDDVTPTGSPSPVFPEEGPLHKAESETASLNHVTAASPGMNCR